A window of the Branchiibius hedensis genome harbors these coding sequences:
- a CDS encoding aldo/keto reductase, whose product MATRVLLQSRLSSSRLPGKALLTVAGQPVVALAARRAGNTGLDVVVATSDQPEDDAIADALGEIGVAVFRGSLHDPLRRFYDATRDLADDDLVVRLTGDNVVPDGSFVQQMIDDMHAAGERYIRVAVTDITGLGAEVFSAGLLRQAHRIATDPYDREHVTPWIRRHTADLSVNPPLTGPVKRLRCTIDTLRDFTVAARALRGLPDPLAVPWRVLLDRFVEAGGAVPSPLPGTTANPIGQGPWVLDAAGLGGGIDLAKVARVLDAAAMAGVTHVYTDVTYGDAPARIGQSLAHGLSERLSVVAQVAPLSALPDSASAGWAAAEVEASVYNTLRELQSKSVDALLLPWTAWTSWSGGGAAALLALQEQGRCRVVGVALDDPSQLAAAFADPRIGYVRIPAAWRNSFSDAPAELIITCADSAARGFPRVTSVSLPAVSVEQVEQQAASFAVS is encoded by the coding sequence GTGGCCACCCGCGTTCTTCTGCAGTCCCGACTGTCCTCGTCCCGCCTGCCCGGCAAGGCGTTACTCACGGTCGCCGGTCAGCCCGTCGTGGCGCTCGCGGCCCGACGGGCCGGCAACACCGGACTCGATGTCGTGGTGGCGACCAGCGATCAGCCCGAGGACGACGCCATCGCCGACGCCCTGGGTGAGATCGGGGTCGCGGTGTTCCGCGGTTCCCTGCACGACCCGCTCCGACGGTTCTACGACGCGACACGGGATCTGGCCGACGACGACCTGGTGGTCCGACTGACCGGCGACAACGTGGTCCCGGACGGGTCGTTCGTGCAACAGATGATCGACGACATGCACGCGGCGGGGGAGCGCTACATCCGCGTCGCGGTCACCGACATCACCGGCCTCGGCGCCGAGGTGTTCAGCGCCGGCCTCCTGCGCCAGGCCCACCGGATCGCCACCGATCCGTACGACCGAGAGCACGTCACGCCCTGGATCCGGCGGCACACCGCGGATCTGTCCGTGAACCCGCCCCTGACCGGACCGGTCAAGCGGCTGCGCTGCACCATCGACACGCTGCGCGACTTCACCGTCGCGGCCCGGGCCCTGCGCGGATTGCCCGATCCGCTCGCAGTTCCGTGGCGGGTCCTGCTGGATCGCTTCGTCGAGGCCGGTGGCGCGGTGCCCTCACCGCTGCCCGGCACCACGGCCAATCCGATCGGCCAAGGGCCGTGGGTGTTGGATGCAGCCGGGCTCGGCGGCGGGATCGACCTGGCCAAGGTCGCCCGGGTGTTGGATGCGGCCGCGATGGCGGGGGTCACGCACGTCTACACCGACGTGACGTACGGCGATGCCCCGGCCCGGATCGGCCAGAGCCTGGCGCACGGCCTGAGTGAGCGACTGTCGGTGGTGGCGCAGGTCGCCCCGCTGTCCGCGCTGCCGGACAGCGCGTCCGCCGGGTGGGCCGCCGCCGAGGTCGAAGCATCGGTCTACAACACGCTGCGTGAGTTGCAGAGCAAGTCGGTGGACGCGTTGCTGCTGCCGTGGACGGCGTGGACGTCGTGGTCCGGTGGTGGCGCCGCCGCACTGCTGGCGCTTCAAGAGCAGGGCCGTTGCCGGGTGGTCGGTGTCGCCCTCGACGACCCGTCGCAGCTGGCGGCGGCGTTCGCCGATCCGCGGATCGGGTACGTGCGGATCCCGGCGGCCTGGCGGAACTCGTTCTCCGACGCACCGGCAGAGCTGATCATCACCTGTGCGGACTCGGCGGCTCGGGGGTTCCCGCGCGTGACCTCGGTGTCCCTGCCTGCCGTCTCGGTGGAGCAGGTGGAGCAACAGGCGGCCTCGTTCGCCGTGAGCTGA